From a region of the Zingiber officinale cultivar Zhangliang chromosome 4B, Zo_v1.1, whole genome shotgun sequence genome:
- the LOC121975633 gene encoding ferrochelatase-1, chloroplastic-like isoform X2, translating into MEAVNSAVAQTNLLELRNRSSVSKHLGSTSLSCAKFTSNFPNYGLQKIVKKHNHAGSIKCSTEAYLHDLNFPKIASSTAEEKVGVLLLNLGGPETLNDVQPFLYNLFADPDIIRLPRLFRFLQRPLAKLISVVRAPKSKEGYAAIGGGSPLRRITDEQAEALKLALKDKNLNANVYVGMRYWKPFTEEALHQINKDRITKLVVLPLYPQFSISTSGSSIRVLQSIIREDDYFSRLPISIIESWYQREGYIKSMSELTEIELQKFTKPEEVMIFFSAHGVPLSYVKDAGDPYRDQMEDCITLIMAELKSRGINNTHTLAYQSRVGPVQWLKPYTDEVIVELGQKGVKSLLAIPISFVSEHIETLEEIDMEYKHLALESGIENWGRVPALGCTSSFISDLADAVVEALPSASILDAKSSSAPTETEIDPLQYAISFLFGSFFALFLLLSPRVLSAFRNSLF; encoded by the exons ATGGAAGCTGTGAATTCTGCGGTTGCTCAAACCAACCTCCTAGAACTTAGGAATCGGAGCAGTGTTTCTAAACATTT GGGAAGTACTTCGTTATCATGTGCCAAGTTCACTTCTAATTTCCCTAACTATGGTCTTCAGAAAATTG TCAAGAAGCACAACCATGCCGGAAGTATAAAATGTTCCACTGAGGCATATCTTCATGATCTGAATTTCCCTAAAATTGCTTCAAGTACTGCTGAAGAAAAGGTCGGTGTGTTACTGTTGAACCTTGGTGGTCCAGAGACTCTTAATGATGTTCAACCATTCCTGTATAATTTATTTGCTGATCCA GATATAATACGACTTCCTAGGTTATTTCGGTTTCTCCAACGACCTCTGGCCAAGCTGATTTCAGTTGTCAGAGCTCCAAAAAGTAAGGAGGGTTATGCAGCTATTGGTGGCGGGTCTCCTTTAAGGAGGATAACTGATGAGCAG GCAGAAGCACTAAAATTGGCTCTCAAGGACAAGAATCTGAATGCCAATGTGTACGTTGGCATGAGATACTGGAAGCCTTTTACTGAGGAAGCTCTTCATCAG ATAAACAAGGACAGGATAACAAAGCTTGTTGTACTTCCTCTTTACCCTCAGTTCTCCATATCTACTAGTGGCTCTAGCATCCGCGTACTACAGAGCATTATCAG GGAAGATGATTATTTTTCAAGACTACCAATATCTATTATCGAATCATGGTATCAACGTGAAGGTTACATCAAGTCAATGTCTGAATTGACAGAAATTGAACTCCAGAAGTTTACTAAGCCTGAAGAG GTCATGATATTCTTCAGTGCACATGGAGTTCCACTCAGTTATGTCAAGGATGCAGGTGATCCATACAGGGATCAGATGGAGGATTGTATCACCTTGATCATGGCCGAATTAAAATCACGAGGAATCAACAATACACACACTCTAGCTTATCAG AGTCGAGTTGGTCCTGTTCAGTGGTTAAAACCGTATACCGATGAGGTCATTGTCGAGCTTGGTCAGAAAGGTGTAAAGAGCCTTCTTGCAATCCCTATAAG CTTTGTCAGTGAGCATATTGAAACTCTTGAAGAGATTGACATGGAGTACAAACACTTAGCTCTCGAATCAGGCATTGAGAACTGGGGCAGAGTGCCAGCTCTGGGTTGCACCTCTTCCTTCATCTCTGATCTTGCAGATGCTGTTGTTGAAGCTCTTCCTTCTGCTTCAATCTTGGATGCAAAGAGTAGTTCCGCTCCAACTGAGACTGAGATAGATCCTCTGCAATATGCGATCAGCTTTCTTTTTGGCTCATTCTTTGCACTTTTTTTGTTGTTGTCTCCTAGGGTGCTTTCTGCATTTAGGAATTCCCTCTTCTAA
- the LOC121978422 gene encoding uncharacterized protein LOC121978422, translating into MRGCFVAVKLGDRKLAFSPVTSWPPNRQPNRLTKRRGSKGRCRDPLVGLPPPQPKPSSPAASLRSRLPPATSLQRRLPSSDLQRRLPPSHLAITPPFLRPPAPPPPSVGDLQRRPRDFLWPPVLHLLPIPVISYVAGLGFRFFCCSSQKATKGNARPGLNLVDSENLCAGPKPAVTEGALRLTDVLELLTSEQPKCPHLYIYSSADQVIPAKSVESFIERQRRAGHEVRAEHVISCHHLTWITSETTELFMILNLLAF; encoded by the exons ATGCGTGGTTGCTTCGTTGCGGTCAAATTAGGCGACCGGAAACTCGCCTTCTCTCCCGTTACATCATGGCCACCAAATCGCCAACCAAACCGGCTAACAAAGCGAAGAGGGTCAAAGGGAAGATGCAGGGACCCGCTTGTTGGATTG CCTCCTCCGCAGCCAAAGCCCTCGTCGCCTGCGGCCTCCCTCCGAAGCCGTCTCCCTCCCGCTACCTCCCTCCAGCGCCGCCTCCCTTCCTCCGACCTCCAGCGCCGCCTCCCTCCCTCCCACCTGGCAATAACGCCTCCCTTCCTCCGACCTCCAGCGCCGCCTCCTCCCAGCGTCGGGGACCTCCAGCGCCGCCCTCGCGATTTCCTGTGGCCTCCCGTCCTCCACCTCCTGCCGATTCCTGTGATTTCGTATGTTGCAGGTTTGGGCTTCAGGTTTTTCTGCTGCTCTTCTCAAAAAGCAACAAAGGGCAATGCAAGACCGGGGCTAAACTTGGTGGACTCTGAAAATCTATGTGCCGGTCCCAAACCGGCAGTCACCGAGGGCGCCTT GAGGCTGACTGATGTCTTGGAGCTACTGACTTCAGAGCAACCGAAGTGCCCTCACTTGTACATATACAGCTCGGCTGACCAAGTTATTCCGGCTAAGTCAGTCGAGTCGTTCATAGAAAGACAAAGGAGAGCTGGTCATGAGGTCAGAGCAGAGCATGTGATTTCTTGTCATCACCTCACGTGGATCACTTCAGAAACCACCGAGCTCTTTATGATACTCAACTTGCTAGCTTTCTAG
- the LOC121975633 gene encoding ferrochelatase-1, chloroplastic-like isoform X1 → MEAVNSAVAQTNLLELRNRSSVSKHLLRGSTSLSCAKFTSNFPNYGLQKIVKKHNHAGSIKCSTEAYLHDLNFPKIASSTAEEKVGVLLLNLGGPETLNDVQPFLYNLFADPDIIRLPRLFRFLQRPLAKLISVVRAPKSKEGYAAIGGGSPLRRITDEQAEALKLALKDKNLNANVYVGMRYWKPFTEEALHQINKDRITKLVVLPLYPQFSISTSGSSIRVLQSIIREDDYFSRLPISIIESWYQREGYIKSMSELTEIELQKFTKPEEVMIFFSAHGVPLSYVKDAGDPYRDQMEDCITLIMAELKSRGINNTHTLAYQSRVGPVQWLKPYTDEVIVELGQKGVKSLLAIPISFVSEHIETLEEIDMEYKHLALESGIENWGRVPALGCTSSFISDLADAVVEALPSASILDAKSSSAPTETEIDPLQYAISFLFGSFFALFLLLSPRVLSAFRNSLF, encoded by the exons ATGGAAGCTGTGAATTCTGCGGTTGCTCAAACCAACCTCCTAGAACTTAGGAATCGGAGCAGTGTTTCTAAACATTT GCTCAGGGGAAGTACTTCGTTATCATGTGCCAAGTTCACTTCTAATTTCCCTAACTATGGTCTTCAGAAAATTG TCAAGAAGCACAACCATGCCGGAAGTATAAAATGTTCCACTGAGGCATATCTTCATGATCTGAATTTCCCTAAAATTGCTTCAAGTACTGCTGAAGAAAAGGTCGGTGTGTTACTGTTGAACCTTGGTGGTCCAGAGACTCTTAATGATGTTCAACCATTCCTGTATAATTTATTTGCTGATCCA GATATAATACGACTTCCTAGGTTATTTCGGTTTCTCCAACGACCTCTGGCCAAGCTGATTTCAGTTGTCAGAGCTCCAAAAAGTAAGGAGGGTTATGCAGCTATTGGTGGCGGGTCTCCTTTAAGGAGGATAACTGATGAGCAG GCAGAAGCACTAAAATTGGCTCTCAAGGACAAGAATCTGAATGCCAATGTGTACGTTGGCATGAGATACTGGAAGCCTTTTACTGAGGAAGCTCTTCATCAG ATAAACAAGGACAGGATAACAAAGCTTGTTGTACTTCCTCTTTACCCTCAGTTCTCCATATCTACTAGTGGCTCTAGCATCCGCGTACTACAGAGCATTATCAG GGAAGATGATTATTTTTCAAGACTACCAATATCTATTATCGAATCATGGTATCAACGTGAAGGTTACATCAAGTCAATGTCTGAATTGACAGAAATTGAACTCCAGAAGTTTACTAAGCCTGAAGAG GTCATGATATTCTTCAGTGCACATGGAGTTCCACTCAGTTATGTCAAGGATGCAGGTGATCCATACAGGGATCAGATGGAGGATTGTATCACCTTGATCATGGCCGAATTAAAATCACGAGGAATCAACAATACACACACTCTAGCTTATCAG AGTCGAGTTGGTCCTGTTCAGTGGTTAAAACCGTATACCGATGAGGTCATTGTCGAGCTTGGTCAGAAAGGTGTAAAGAGCCTTCTTGCAATCCCTATAAG CTTTGTCAGTGAGCATATTGAAACTCTTGAAGAGATTGACATGGAGTACAAACACTTAGCTCTCGAATCAGGCATTGAGAACTGGGGCAGAGTGCCAGCTCTGGGTTGCACCTCTTCCTTCATCTCTGATCTTGCAGATGCTGTTGTTGAAGCTCTTCCTTCTGCTTCAATCTTGGATGCAAAGAGTAGTTCCGCTCCAACTGAGACTGAGATAGATCCTCTGCAATATGCGATCAGCTTTCTTTTTGGCTCATTCTTTGCACTTTTTTTGTTGTTGTCTCCTAGGGTGCTTTCTGCATTTAGGAATTCCCTCTTCTAA
- the LOC121975634 gene encoding putative aminoacrylate hydrolase RutD, translating into MPYCELSGNGIRLFYRRYGHGSTKVLCIIGLAGTHDSWRPQIKGLIGDLKPREEEEEEAASPGAEEAGGRRSDVADQKRQEEEEEGGIEVCCFDNRGAGRSSVPTTKSDYTTTIMAKDALALLDHLGWEKAHVFGHSMGAMIACKLAAMAPERICSLALLSVTGGGYECFPKIDLQTLSLAFRFLRAKTPEERASVDLETHYTKEYLDQYVGSCKRRNILYQEYVKTLSSKGMQSAIGFEGQSNACWTHSLTSNELRTIHTSGFLVSVIHGRCDIIAQLEHARRLAEKLHPVAKMVELRGGHLVNHERPDEINGALMDLIKASKLKLKPEEWSSFAVKQSGWLVVGEQMPLAKRNNHGVSPLLIMFNLLGKLPLSCIYFFGSFIMACENMKNSFNILKPVRVAALDS; encoded by the exons ATGCCTTATTGTGAGCTGAGCGGCAATGGGATCCGACTGTTCTACAGGAGATATGGCCATGGGAGCACCAAAGTGCTCTGCATCATCG GATTGGCCGGAACCCATGATTCTTGGAGGCCGCAGATAAAGGGATTGATTGGGGATTTGAAGCCcagggaggaggaggaagaggaagccgCGTCGCCTGGGGCAGAGGAGGCTGGAGGAAGGCGATCTGATGTGGCCGATCAGAAGCggcaggaggaggaggaagagggcggGATCGAGGTGTGCTGCTTCGATAACCGCGGGGCGGGGAGGAGCTCCGTGCCAACCACAAAATCCGACTACAC AACAACGATCATGGCCAAAGATGCTCTGGCTCTGTTGGATCACTTAGGCTGGGAAAAAGCTCATGTGTTTGGTCACTCGATGG GAGCGATGATTGCATGCAAATTGGCAGCCATGGCCCCTGAGAGGATTTGCTCCTTGGCGTTGCTCAGTGTAACAGGAGGTGGCTATGAATGTTTCCCCAAG ATTGATCTGCAAACACTGTCCTTGGCGTTTCGCTTCTTAAGAGCAAAGACCCCAGAAGAAAGAGCTAGTGTGGATTTAGAAACGCATTACACTAAG GAATATCTAGATCAATATGTTGGATCATGCAAAAGGAGAAACATTCTTTATCAA GAATATGTTAAAACATTATCATCGAAGGGAATGCAATCTGCAATCGGTTTTGAAGGCCAATCCAATGCATGCTGGACACACAGTTTAACATCTAACGAGCTACGCACCATTCATACCTCGGGTTTTCTTGTTTCTGTCATCCATGGAAG GTGTGACATTATCGCACAGTTGGAACATGCAAGGAGGCTTGCGGAGAAGTTGCATCCTGTTGCAAAAATGGTAGAACTTCGCGGCGGACATCTAGTGAACCATGAGAGGCCAGATGAG ATTAATGGTGCTCTCATGGACTTGATAAAGGCTTCAAAGTTGAAGTTGAAACCAGAGGAGTGGTCAAGCTTTGCAGTAAAACAATCAG GTTGGCTTGTGGTGGGAGAACAGATGCCGCTTGCAAAGAGGAACAATCATGGAGTCAGTCCTCTTCTAATAATGTTCAACCTACTAGGAAAGCTACCACTAAGCTGCATTTATTTCTTTGGATCttttatcatggcatgtgaaaaCATGAAAAACTCCTTCAACATACTGAAGCCAGTCAGAGTCGCAGCTTTGGATTCCTGA